CTGTTGTCTTCCAGTGTTTACAGTTCTACAGAGTATACCTAAATTGAAAATACAGCCAACTTGCCAAGCATTGGGCTTTGGCAGTCTCTTCCTGCAGTGTGTTATTACCACAATTTAGTTACAAATGGCAAGATCTGTGCAGGATTTCTGATTTAGTGGTCAGTAAGTAAGTTAAGCTAGATTTATTTATAAATCATCACTCCGTTGTCGGTTTGTCACTGGCAGGATTTAACAGTGTTGCACTAGACTTGTGAAGGATGAATACTAATGCAAATGAATCTGGAAAGGTATGATTTTAATTGCGTGTTGGACATGAACAACCACATGCATTTCATCAGGCCTTTTTGTGCAGCCTACAGAAAATGAAAAGCTTCACCTAATAAACACTTGGCAGACCTCAGAATTGACTTAGCAAAAGCTTTGTGATGCCTGCAGACTCCATTTGAAAAGTACATGTTGAGGTGCCAGTCAATGGAAAGCGCCGAGCAGTGTTCTTTGTCTTTATGAAAACCAATTCCAGAGGCATGAAAATTCGCTTCTGCAGAGGCTCTCAGTTGCATATGTGTAATTATAAAATCCTATGCCGAAAACGGAACTCCAGCTCACATTACAATGCCTGCACTCTGTGGCTAAACGTCTGTGTTGACCTTGTGTTCTTCTTAtccctcgcatttttttttttctcattaaagCCCTCTGCAGAGATATGTTAAGCCTCCCAGCATGTCCTGTGTATACTGAGCTTTTCTTGGTTCTGAAGGGAAGGCTACAGGGACCAAATGTCCGTAACTGTCATTCCGCCACAGTAGCTTCATTCCTTTGCTGAtgtagctggcgccatctatgaaaaGTTTTTGTAACGAGACTTGCCTAGCAATTTCGTTGTAATCAAGGAAACTACTTTTTCCCTTCACTTCCTGACATTGAAAGTCGGCAGTTGTGTTAGAAATATACTGTACCTTAAATAAGGAATATTGACACTATACTGCGTTTTGAGAGAAAACTCTGCACGCAATGACTATATTCTGCTTTGTAAGAAGAGAGGGTGCATTTTGGCTCCATAGCTTCTGCtgcattgccagaaaaagttgtcgCGGAGCATAATAGCGCTGAAAACTGATGAAAGCTGATTGGCCTGTCTAAAGAGAGTGGCAAAGAAAGTAGTTCTTAGACTGTCTTCTCCATTGTCTTGTGCTCTGCATGTGTCTCGGCACTGCTGAAAAAGAGGTGAACTGAGGATTGGCTTGTCTTTGAAGTGGCTTTGGCTTGTGCATCATGGCAGGCGTCTCCGCACTGCTGTCCCTGCTGTCCCTTGGCTGGGGCATTGCGGCCTATGGCAAGGCCATGCGGTTGCACCGTGCCGAGAAGCAGCAGCTCTCCTGGACGGGCCTGGTCCTGCAGACCCTGTGGCGGTTCGGCACCATGACGTCACGCGTCACCGCCATGGTGTTGCTGGCTTGTGTCTGCGGTGCCTGGACTCTGGCCATACTGGGTAGGTACTCCTAGAGGGGCTACAGTTAGCAAAAGTGGGGGACTCATAAGCTTGTGTGCTTGGCGTATGATGGCCTTAGATGCTAATGTGCCATAAAGCCCAACACAGCACAACGCAGCATAAGCTTCACTGAAGTTGAAATTGTACTTATCCTTGCATCTATGTGTGAAGAACAGAGAGGCCTTGAAGAGCTGCCAGGTTTGCTTATTTTGCACCAACGGCGTCAGTTGTGGAGCCCCTCGGCTTCAGGTATTTCAGCTTATCTTTGAAATCATGTCTGAATAAGATAATGCTTCCTTAGGTCTTTTATGACACCATTCTTTTTGCCGTTTGCCACTACCTCAAGTGATGCTTCAATGATATTGAAGAAATGCTCCGTCCGCATCGTATGAAACTTTTGTATTGGCATCATGGAAGCATGCAGTTTGAAAGGATTTTTTGGCTACTTGTAAGATGCAACATTCTATTATGTGGGGTATTCCAGCAGTGCAAAGTGTTCCAATTGGCAAACAACACCTTTTGAGGACAGAGCTGAGTGTCCATGTTGTGCTGGTTAGGGTGTTTTGATCACCAGTGGTAAGTTATTGTGGCTAACTGCAGTTACATTCCTCATATTTAAAAAAAGCCAAAAAGAGAGACAAACACGAAAGCAATACAGGTATGAGCCTCAACCTGCACTTTTTTGTACACAGCAGTAGAGTCATCCTGCCAGATTGATTATGTCATTGACAATGACACTGTCTTTTAGGTGTCCTGTCTGAACACTTGAAGAATATATATTGACATTTCCTTGCTGTCCTTGTTAATGGATGCTCTCTGTCAGTCTGTCAGTATCATTGAGTTGCATACTGAACGCACCTTTTGTACGATCGAGCTGCTGAAGCTACTGGATGGAATAGTGTCTGCATCGTAGTTTAACTTTCTTTGCTTAAAACTGATTACTTGATTCTGAAGAAAAGATCTgatcattcacaaaaaagagtaatgACCCTGTCAATTTACTTTTCTACTATTGAATGTCTTGTGCATCCCATTGTCAGTAATGTTTCGGTTTGTCAAAATTAATTTAAATATTTATATTTTCCTTCGAATAGCTGTTGAAGCTTTCTTCACTGTTATCCTGCATTCTTCATGAACTGAAGCATATGCTTAAGCATAATTCTTTCATTTTGTAAGCTTTTTAGTGCTGCTTTGGGTACAATTCTTACTTTTCAGAACTGGAAACCATAATGCCTATTGTGACAGTAGGGGGTACATGTTGTAGCTAAAATAGAGGAACCAGAATGATAGCACTAACAGCTGGCATCTGATCAGAGGGCAAATGCAATCTATGTGAAAACCCCGCTACATTCAACCACAGTCTTGATTTATCCTAGAATACACACATCATGTTGTTACTGTGAAAAGACCTTGTGCCCCAGTTTAAAGAATTGAATCTCTGCCCCAAAATACAAAATAGTTGTTTCGCAGGTTTCAGCACCCAAGGTAATAAAAATTGGGGTATTTTAACTAGTTCACAGAGTCGGTACAAGcagccgccacgatggctcagtggttgtggcactcagctgctgacccgaaagacgcggatggaatcccggccatggcggtcacatttcaatggaggcgaaattctagaggcccatgtactgtgtgatgtcagagcacattaaagaaccccaggtggtcgaaatttccggagcccttcactacagcacccctcatagccttcgttgctttgggatgttaaatccccataaatcataaactaGAGTCGGTATAGGTGTAAAAAATAAGGTAATTGTCATAAGTGGGTTTAATtaaatgtacagcctttgtcaaaagtacagaGCCCAAGGCATTTGCTTCTGAGCCGTGCTGCTTGGCTCATAATGTGTCTTCAGTGTTCGAAATCTCTTGCAGGTAAGAGGAACCTTTGTCCTCACTCCTTTGAGGGTTAGTTCCATGAACAGTACTAGAGATCCACTGCAAGGCTTAGAAGCAGAGCCCTTGCGTTCCTTTCTCACGTAAGTACGGGTACACATAGCTCCAATATAAAAGGGAACGCGCTACCCACATGACCAACTCCACAATTATATGAGTGAAAGACTCGCTTTTCTCTTTCCTCTAAACAGTTTTCCTCTGGGCAGATATACAGCCCCCGAGACAATTTTAACTTCAGTGTGGAAATAACAGTAGACTTCGTTCTTGTGTGCACACCCACCGTTTCCTTTCATAATGGAGCTAAATGCACATGACACACAGGCATTTGCATTGCAGAAAGTGTTGATTAGTTACATCTCAgtcttttttatttctcttgGCTCCGTATAGGCGCCCACTGGGCGCTGATGACCAGCTGGCTGGTGTGGCAGAAGACCGACTTCTGCCCGTCACGCTGCGAGGAGCTCGCGTACAACGCTGTCGTGGGTGCCATCTACACCTTCTGCTTCTTCAACGTGCGCGAGGGTCGCTCCCGCGGCCGTGTGGTCAGCTTCTACACGCTCATTGGTGTGCAGAATGTCGCATTCCTCATTGCCTACTGCATCGCGTGGGGCGAGGCCGACGACCTGCACGCCATCACGGCCACGGCCGTGGTGCTGGGCAGCTTTGGCATCGGTGAGTTTACGCATCTCCTTCACAAAAGCATCACGCGTGCTTTGGTTTACCTTTCATATATATCAAAGTGCATAGTATTGCTATGTAATGTTGCCAACGGGGCTTGGGCTTCATTCAATACCTTGCATAGGGAACACAATGCAATTGCAAACAAGATGAGGCTGAATTTCTTGGGAGGTGTTTTTAGTGACTTGAATAGTTTGAAAGATTTTTCATATCATGCTGACACTATGAACATGAAAACTAGCACAAATTAGAAAGTAGGAGATGAACAACCTAGTTAAGAAAGACCACTTAAGGCTGGCCATAACACAGTTGGAACTAGTTGTTCTTTATTTAATAGGAAGGTAAAAAATGAaagtaattattccggagccctccattacagcacctctttcttcctttcttctttcactccctcctttatcccttcccttaggatGACGCTGCCAGGTGGCCAAccatatataagacagatactgtgccatttcctttcccctaaaaccaattattattattatgagcatGTAGCGTGTCATTTGATCCCAACTTGTGCCCTATTTCTTGAGGTTGACGAAATAAACTGCACAGGTTCTTCTGGGCTTcacttcattgcaaaaaaaaagtgtgttagAAGTCAACACAGTCAAGATTTATACTACCTCAGGGAAAAATGCATTCAGATTACAAACAAATGCATATACATGCACACTTAAAACACCAATGCTGTGCACTATGTCTGTTTCTTCATCTTTTCATGTTTGTTGTGCACGGTCTGAAGGACTAGCCTGAGTTCAGTCAGTTCTGGGAAGTGCCTCCAAGCCTGAACTATGCACATACATGCTATTCCCACACGCACTTTGCCTTGTTGTCCCTGCAGGCATGTACTGCATGGCCCTGTACTACCGGTTCTTCCACCCCAGTGGCCCCATCTACCTGTGTGCTCCTGACAGCAGGAGTTCCCACAGTGCGGAGCAGCTTGAAACGCAGGTGAGGTGgcgagcacacacaaaaaaaaataagaatgggCGGTAGCATGttttacccaccgcggtggctcagtggttagggcgctcgactactgatccggagttcccgggttcgaacccgaccgcggcggctgcgtttttatggaggaaaaacgctaaggcgcccgtgtgctgtgcgatgtcagtgcacgttaaagatccccaggtggccgaaattattccggagggctacggcacctctttcttcctctcttctttcacttcctcctttatctcttcccttacggcgcagttcaggtgtccaacgatatatgagacagatactgcgccatttccttccccaaaagccaattattattataattattattaacaTGTTTTATGATAAATTTCCATCTCACAAGCGAATAATGGCACATTTTAAGCAGGTCCAATAAAGTCTTCTCCAAACAGGAGGTCTGACATCTATGGTCTAGAAATTTTAAATAAAGTCAGTGACCAATGGGAAGGAAAATGTTGAGTGCACCATTGAGACACAGATGTGGATTAATGAAAAAATGCAAAATCATAATCTCTTAGGTGAAAGTAAGatgaagaaatcggcttggggaAGATACCTGTAATGTGCAGAACAGGTTATTGATGGTCTCTTTTTGAGTGACAGGGCAGGTACTGAAGGGTGGAAGATTTACTTGAAAGCAGCAGGTGCTCTTATAGAGTTGCGAGGGTATAGTTAGATGCAACTTAAAAAACAGACAGGATTTGGCAACAATGTACCAAGGACTGCAAGTCGTTGCTTTACTCCGCTGACCAATATCAACAGCAAACGAATTTGGCTTTTAATGTAATATTTCACAGTGTAATATTTCAATAataatgtaatatttcactaGCCACAGGCACCAAAATTCTTGCATACATATTTTTGTCTTGCAGTCAGCCTTCTGTATAGGTAGCAAGAAAAGATTTAACAACAGACTGTTTGCTTGTCATGTAGAAATTCTGTGTGGCAGTCATGAATGTGAGCGGCGCTTTACTGCATAAGTTGTATCCGACCGTAGGAACTTCACTGGGATAGATGGTGGAAGGGATGATAATTAAACATcaatgggagaggtctttgttgTGACATAAATTTAGCATTTTCATTGACATATGTTGCACAGGCATTCCAAGAAAAACGCCTCTGTGACGCTCTCTGCACCCCAGATGTTCATTTTGTTTCTGAGCTACGGATGATAGTATATCATCTTTGCACCGCAAAATTCTACTTGTTTCGGTTGTTCAGACTTGAGGACAGCATCTTTCGAGTCGCACCAGTCGCAACATGCCTTTGGAGGTACGACCACCTTCTGTTCCTGCTCCCACCAGCCAGTAATTCGAATCTTGAGCAAGTAATTTGTCTAGCAGGTCCAGTGTGTCAGGCTATCCCTTGCAGGCCAATTATCCCACCTGACTATTTACTATAATCAACACAGTGTGGTAGCGAATCATCATGAATTTAACTTTGGACGGAGTTTCTTGAAAATAATTGGTTTAAAACAGTGCTGCAAAGGTAACTGCAAAGAAAACATAGACATGGAATTAAGATATCCACAAGTGTTTCAGACATATTGCAGAGTAACTCGATCAGGAACGCTTATTGCTTGAATACTGCTTTTTGCTTgtgtatacagtaaaacctcgttaatttgaCCCCTGTTAATTTGGAAatctggataattcgaactgccagCTCTGTCCCGGCTAATGCCCAAGTAAGTCTATAAAGTCACACGCTCGCTAATTTGGACGTTGCGGGCCTTGCAGTGGGCTCCCGAAAGGAGATCATATCCAGGTGTTGCCTGTACGGTAAGAGATCATCAAAATAGCCCTACTCAAAACCTGAATTATGCTGCAGAGTCGCTCACGCACCTCTGACATGCGCGTAACAGCAGGCGTGGCGACGAACAGACGACTCCATCTCCAAGAAGCCCAACCGCATAGTTGTGATTTCGCTTTTCTGTGCTTTGCGCCAGCCAAGTGAGCCCAACTGCATGCCACTTTTGAGACAGATTGGCATGTTGCTGGTGTTTCCTTCCCCCTTACTTTTCCTTGCGCTTCGGCACCGCAGAGTGTTTCCTTTACTTCCATCTGCATGGTTCTATTTTATTCAGTGCGCCGAAGCTGCACACTCCTCACGTGCTGTCTGCCActtgtgcagtgaagcctccttAAATGCAATGGTGCCGCTGGTGAGGGGTGTGACGCGTTAGCAGTGGAGCTGCACATCTTTACACCTTGAGAGATGGTAGGGAGGCCATTATAATTTTGCAGCAGTTTTGCTTCGTCATTCCCGACAGTATGCACATAATGAAACATTGATGGAAACATAAAAAAATAGTCTTTGCCATGCTGTTCTGATGTCAAAAGCAAGCAGCCATTGCCCTGTCTCCCACCGCATAAATTTTCtgtgatgcaagcagttcttgaaAGTTTTTCTGGGGTCATTCAGTGATTCAAACTTTCCAATAATTCAAAAAATTTTTTCCGATCTCTGGCAGCATGAAACAAGCAGGTCCAAACTAAAGTTCTGCATGCACTTTCTTGCAGGAACCGAGCGTTGCACTGGGCGACGTTGCTACTCCACACAGCAAGCCGAGAccagcagcaactgcagtcagcGCATCACACTCATTTCGAACCCTCAAGTATGTAAACTGCACCCACCAGATGACGTCCACACCACGCCAATTAGACGCCAGAGCAGCATCGCCGTCCCTGAGCGACGACAGTACAATTTCACCGTGTGACAACGATGTGCACCTTGACACAGGCGAGGCATGTGGCGAAGGAAGGCTCTTCAGcagaaaaatccgagacaaaaaTGTAGCAGATGAAGTAAGGCACAGTGAAATGTGCCATCTCAGTGCCATGCAAAGCCACCTGGGGACTATcacaagtcccagggaagcttgCAGGGTGAGGTTCGACTTGAGAGACTGTTCGCTCGAAGAAAGTCACCATCGGTGGCGATCAGAAGAGTGCAGCTTCGCTGACTGCGGGTCCGACTCATACTACAGCAAGGTTGAGGCTTTTGGCGTCACAAAGGACCGCATCGCCAGCCGCCACCATGTTGTCAATTACAACTTCCGTCCGTTTGTGGCCGACGCTGCGCTGGGCCATTTCTTCAGGAGGCACTGTTCCTGTCTCGTGCTCTTCGAATGCCTGCCAGATCGCAGTGGTTTCGAATCTTCACTTTTTCCAATGGACAGTGCAGGTGACTCACCAAAGAAGGCGCTGCAGAATGTGAAGTCAACGCCAAATATGAGACTAGGCCAGCAGCAAGACGGGAGTGGCAGCAGGGATTCGGCAGCTTCCTGGTCAATGCAAAATTTCCTGGCGGCAACCCCGGCCTTTTCCAAAAGCATGGCCAGCGAACTTGCGAGTGGGTCGGCGACACTGCTTATCTGAGTTGCTGATTGTATTGGACACAAGTCGTGACAATCAGTGTCATGGGACTGACAAATGTGTTCTGCGCCAGCCGCGTCAGCATGTCCACGGCACACACACGCAGTGCACGATCACATACAGTGCTCTGGTTTAACATGGCACCCCCATCTGCCCTCCCCATTAAGCTTGGAGCTGGTGAGTAATCAAGTTCATCAAGACTGCACTGCTGTCAACATTCCAGTTGAGTCACATGCAATGCACGGTGCTCACAGACTGTGAGAACGGGGTCCGTCTTCCTTTCTCACGGGCCCTTTATCGCATTTTCATGATGTAATACTCAGTGTGGCTGGTGTAGCTGGCATTGGGAAATGGTGGGGAGGTCAGTGCCTGCCCTAACTAGTGTCAGTTAGTAGTTAAAGGCAGGTTTCGATGAAAAATGCCACTGAGCATTATGAAAATGCCGTGCTTATAGAAGCGCAAGTTGAGAGTGGAGAAAAATGGCAACTTGTTAATTTGATAGAATAATGTTTGCTTATTCGCAGTGGAATACAGGCCAGAAATGTGCCGTGATGGCTTCCACGAACATGCCATATGTTTGCAAGCAAACCACGCAGGTCACTGTCACTTCATGCTCATAGCATCTGCTTGAATGCAGTTAAGTTGAATACGTACTGTACAGCTAATTTCTTTGCCCGTGTTGCAtgtttatgaaaaatgctttctcGACAGCATGTTCCTAAGGTGATCAAAGTGTCAAAGGGACTTTCCTTTAAGCACAGGCTCACTGTGCGAATTTAGTAGCAGACATGAATGTGCAACACCTGCGCGTTGCAAGCTCTGTTTCAGTAACTGACTTGCTGCGATGGCTGAGGCATCTTTGGCCTTTTCAAgcatttctgcttttttttttcctccagttAGTAGTggtgatttcatttcattttatgtgTTCTGTTTTCATCAGAAATGACAAGGGAAGGCCGAGGCAAAAAGTGGAATCAATCTCCACTTGAGACAGCCTGACTTCCCCGCATATTGGCATACAGTGTTAGAGGacccatataaaaaaaaaaaggaagccatCATATGACCCTTGTGGGAAAAAGCACAAAACATTTGGCGTTTAGGATGCATGTTCTGCTCAGTGCCCAGCATATAAGAGTTATCACGCAACATGGTTGTAAAGCTTAAAAATCACTGTTACAGAAGTGCTATACAAGAAAAAAAGAGTGTCGAGCAATAAAACACCATCCGAAGAATAATACAAACAAATAAGATTacagtgataaaaaaaattggctgaaggcttagcttggttaagcctggaagattgcgaaagcaatacccttggctgcgccttggttcggttgatggtgtggacatggttgccctttgttaaacttatgactatacattgttttgctttgtttctgcTATTGATATCCTTGGTACACTTATGACTTATCTATGTTATgtcgcttggccgcagcagatcgttccagcctcgccttggcgagaggagcggagctgttttatacagctggtgtgacgtcactctgaccgtagcgcccctggtgagaggagcgggagttaggccgccgttggtggctaccgcctcgcctcgcgacggcgtgagatggggccccgtttttacacagctggtgtgacgtcacaccgaccgtagcgcccctggtgagaggagcgggagttaggccaccgttggtggctaccgcctcgcctcgcgacggcgtgagatggggccccgtttttacacagctggtgtgacgtcactctaggtcacgtggtgtgacgtcacgcagcgaggtcacgctaaaggtcaatggtgcctaccaccacctcgccacggaacgggctgaagtgcgacctaaagtagtattgcttcgcaataaaacatGAAACACTGTGGTGCTCCACTTGATGGGCACATTTAGTGCGAGAAAAAGAGGATGCACCAAAGCTCAGGATTTCTAAAAGTATATATACGGCATTACTTGTGTTCAGACAGCATAAATCGAAAAATCCTCTGGTTATGACATAACTTTTTAATGCGATACTGTTAAGcctcccgttgtgcagaaaatccagtGGCGGCGTTGTAAGAAAAAAATTCCTGCAAAAGCTACCTAGGTGGGCCATCTAGATCACGTTAGCTTGTGGCCTCATCACAAGTGCAACAACAAATGCTCCTTCATTGCACAAAGGTCACAAGATGCAGCTTAGCGACAAAGCAGGAACATCTGCAATTTGAGTATGCCCACACCTGGACCCCATTGTAAGAGACACGGGTGCAACAGACGGTCGGGAATAAGAGGCATTTTTCGCTCATTTGGTTGCCCGCCCTATCTCCTCCATTATGCATGCCTGTTTTTTATCAGATGGTTATAGTAGATGTTCAGTAATTAAAGACAACCAGCCTTCGAATTTTAATGAAGAGCCTCGCTTATAAGAAACATTTTAGCTTAACTTGCGGGATTGCGTCCATGCGCCAGGAAGAAGGCAGGGCAATATCACTCACGGGATATTTATTACAACTGAAACTAACATAGAATAGGCCGGCTAGATGCAAAACATCCAAGAGGGCACATTAACTCCAAGTGCTGCGTGAAGAAGAGCTTCCAAGCTACCGGCGGGGGTACAGGTGCAAGCGTACGGGCACCAAGAATTGCAGGAGCCTGTGAAGGAGGAGTTACCCGGGAAGGAGGAGGGAGGGCATGGTCCCGTCTCTGGCAGCTGCTTCGAACCGTGCCACCCGAGAAGAGGGTCATCGGTGGCCCTGCACGCCTAGAGCGTGGAACGGAGAAAAGAGCTAGTCGAAAAACGGgtatgtgtggaaaactaaaaagagcgcTCTGCAGATGTAAATGTATGGAGTCGCTTTCATATCCTCTATCTGAACATATCGTAAAATCTAAATGCCTTAACAGCTGTTGCTGAATCTTGCAGTCACTGCGTAACCGTcctgcaagttttttttctttcactcccaccttccgccCTCCCTCGTGGTGCAGTTGGGCAGGGTGCAGTTAATGTGCCCACTGTGCAGTTGATGTGCCCACCCAGAAGTGAGACAATTAATACGCCttaatttcctcaaaaccaatttagtTATTTTTTTGCACACTGAAAGCAGCTGAGGTGcacaccgagaagtgagacagttaatgcgccttaatttccttaaaaccaatttaattatttttttgcaCACTGAAAGCAGATGCCCTCTTCGTCAGCCTAGTGCACTGCAGTTGCGCAACACGGGTCTCCTTTTATTATAGTTAAGTCCCCGGTTTGCCTAACGAAGTTTGCTCTTAGTCTGCTGTACACAATAACGCTGGGCAGAAGGCTTAAATTTTTACAGTTCATGATAAGTAAACTAAAAAAATTCCAGTACTTTTCTTATCTCGAAATATTTATCTTGGTTTTACGACTTTGGGTTACTGAgggctaagtgtgaaaaaaactTGCCAACAGCTGAAGCTGCAGAGCAGTGGAAAGCATATGGCGTCTTGACATTATGTCAAGCAGACGGAAGTAAACACCTACTTTCGCAGCTAATAAGCTTAATTAACAAgctaaagacttttttttttatgaaactcCTAGTCTTTGAGTGACAAAATGGATACAGTGCAACATCGACTTGTGAAAACACGAAACCCTACTTTTAAGAAACCTCTTTTATAACAGATAAAAATTCTCCAGTACTTGTCTGTTATAAAGGGGCTCAACTGTACTGCAATTACAAAGTTCTGTCTTGCATATAAATGTGCCTCCTTCTATGATGCATGAAGATGGGAACAAGGTTCCCTGAAACTTGGCTGTCATACCCATTTTTTTTTAGCTACAGCCAAGAAGTGTTGCCTGTAGACTTAGATGAGTCATAGCTTTTTGTTTGAATTTGCATTATCTACTGTTGCAGCTGCAGTGAAAGTTTCACTAGAGAGAAATCTATATACTATACATTTTAGAGTAGGTGCTTCACTAACCATTCACATCATATCACTAAGCAGCCTTTCTGATAAGTGCATACCTTGGTGCCTGCGCCATTTGTGCAAGAGTGTAAACCGTTATTAAAGTTCTTGTTTTACTCTCTTTGTGTAGTATGCCATAGATGGTACAGGTGCCCCTTGAAACAGAATCTTTGCTCATGTATTGTGTGTCAAACACTTCGACAATATGATACTCTTCACTCGGGAACAACTTATGTGGAAGCTCTGTGACAAGTGCACTTATaga
This portion of the Amblyomma americanum isolate KBUSLIRL-KWMA chromosome 10, ASM5285725v1, whole genome shotgun sequence genome encodes:
- the LOC144106392 gene encoding XK-related protein 4-like; translation: MTARVLNEIFFKNFVYVCSVSAPEAKKGPRFTKLDVFFTFLSVVTFFSDIATDVIVVTQYALGKLWVYAGMTLFFVLMPSVVVNICSLRWHIHDQRVSKIIWVANVLQFGVLHRYWLCLRAGLKADRTRDADDFRELYQHQSDLCMLRLFDSFLESAPQLVLQLYIMVNQEDWNPWTGVSALLSLLSLGWGIAAYGKAMRLHRAEKQQLSWTGLVLQTLWRFGTMTSRVTAMVLLACVCGAWTLAILGAHWALMTSWLVWQKTDFCPSRCEELAYNAVVGAIYTFCFFNVREGRSRGRVVSFYTLIGVQNVAFLIAYCIAWGEADDLHAITATAVVLGSFGIGMYCMALYYRFFHPSGPIYLCAPDSRSSHSAEQLETQEPSVALGDVATPHSKPRPAATAVSASHSFRTLKYVNCTHQMTSTPRQLDARAASPSLSDDSTISPCDNDVHLDTGEACGEGRLFSRKIRDKNVADEVRHSEMCHLSAMQSHLGTITSPREACRVRFDLRDCSLEESHHRWRSEECSFADCGSDSYYSKVEAFGVTKDRIASRHHVVNYNFRPFVADAALGHFFRRHCSCLVLFECLPDRSGFESSLFPMDSAGDSPKKALQNVKSTPNMRLGQQQDGSGSRDSAASWSMQNFLAATPAFSKSMASELASGSATLLI